CGGACACACTTTCTGAACCAGCTTGTAGTCGATGCTGAAGAAAGAAATGAAGATGCAGATCACCTTGAAAGGTTTGGCACAGAGCCAGGCGGCGTGGGACTGGGTGTGCTCTGTGAAGCAGGTCTGAGACGGGTCGTACAGGCAGGGTTTGGGCTTCTTGGACCTGTTAGTTTTCTCGTACTCCACCCGACAGTTAAAGGTCTTTGTCTCTTTGGGGTCGATGGTGGACTGCTGGGTCTCCTGGATCTGGACTTCTTGCTGGGTGTGGgggtgcagctgctgctgctggaggaccTCGAACTCCACCACTTTGGTCGGCGGCACGATACTGACCGAGACATTCCCCAGGCTGGACGAGTTGTGGCGGAAGTAGACGGTGAACGTCCCATTGATGTGGTCCACAATCTTCCCTGTCACCAACAAGCTGAACTTCATGGTCTTCACGTTGAAGTAGAAGTCTCCCCAGCCGAAGATCTTCTTGGTCTTCATGGCTGTCTTTAGCGAGGGCTTGCGCTTAGAGCGGTATCCTGTCTGGTCCAAGAGCAGGGACTGGTTCCGGGCCGTGTCATATGGGTTAAAGAAACTGTAGGTGGGTGGCTTGGATTTCATGGGTGTCTGATCAATGGATGTGGAGAAGATACGCGTTTGGTATGGAGGCTTAACCACTCCCCCTGTCGATCCTCCCGCCGTCCCTCCACCCATGCCGTATGGAAGAGTCTTCATCACCGACCCCACAGGGCGCAGGTCTGAGAACTCCACCTGCTTCTCCAACCCTTGGACCTGgagaaaaagacacagaaagaaaactttattgacAACAGGCCAAAAGCTattaaagtttcattttcacatATTCCCCCAGCAGACTGTCAAAGCATCAATTTATTACTTCTATGTTTTGTCAAGGCTGCAATTAACCACAACTTGTAAAATACAACTCTGATAATTAAACCATCTTGCTACTTTTTAAAATTGATATTTTGACAGCAGCCATGTGGGAAATCAAACTGCAGAAGTACTCAGATGTATTTCTGTCATGTCAGAAACAGCTTGAGTGTCCAAAAGCCGGATCGCTGATTGACTGGGAAATTGATCAGCTGTCCAGACAAAAGATGAACGTCAAACGAAAACTGATCTGGTGGGACTTTGGCCCAGTTAGGGGCAGAGTATATGAGCTGAGCAAGGTTATTAAAGCTGactaaaactaaacttaaaATTAATACTAGgtataaaaaaatcagtgaaaaaagcatgtatacactcacagagaaataatccctctcagtcatcacttatgacccagtagaagtgtgtgacagtgtatttatctgcactCTGCCTTCTGCCTCTATTTTCTGATATTCTGTGATCGGGATGTTTATGGGCG
This region of Epinephelus fuscoguttatus linkage group LG1, E.fuscoguttatus.final_Chr_v1 genomic DNA includes:
- the LOC125896440 gene encoding neurexophilin-4 isoform X4, whose amino-acid sequence is MKTLPYGMGGGTAGGSTGGVVKPPYQTRIFSTSIDQTPMKSKPPTYSFFNPYDTARNQSLLLDQTGYRSKRKPSLKTAMKTKKIFGWGDFYFNVKTMKFSLLVTGKIVDHINGTFTVYFRHNSSSLGNVSVSIVPPTKVVEFEVLQQQQLHPHTQQEVQIQETQQSTIDPKETKTFNCRVEYEKTNRSKKPKPCLYDPSQTCFTEHTQSHAAWLCAKPFKVICIFISFFSIDYKLVQKVCPDYNFQSEHPYFG
- the LOC125896440 gene encoding neurexophilin-2 isoform X1 — translated: MGHTLNQGLAEQAHQHGVRFGKQSHKLAFVNHNQKCEDMPQVQGLEKQVEFSDLRPVGSVMKTLPYGMGGGTAGGSTGGVVKPPYQTRIFSTSIDQTPMKSKPPTYSFFNPYDTARNQSLLLDQTGYRSKRKPSLKTAMKTKKIFGWGDFYFNVKTMKFSLLVTGKIVDHINGTFTVYFRHNSSSLGNVSVSIVPPTKVVEFEVLQQQQLHPHTQQEVQIQETQQSTIDPKETKTFNCRVEYEKTNRSKKPKPCLYDPSQTCFTEHTQSHAAWLCAKPFKVICIFISFFSIDYKLVQKVCPDYNFQSEHPYFG
- the LOC125896440 gene encoding neurexophilin-2 isoform X2, with amino-acid sequence MGHTLNQSLWAGICLDNILQVQGLEKQVEFSDLRPVGSVMKTLPYGMGGGTAGGSTGGVVKPPYQTRIFSTSIDQTPMKSKPPTYSFFNPYDTARNQSLLLDQTGYRSKRKPSLKTAMKTKKIFGWGDFYFNVKTMKFSLLVTGKIVDHINGTFTVYFRHNSSSLGNVSVSIVPPTKVVEFEVLQQQQLHPHTQQEVQIQETQQSTIDPKETKTFNCRVEYEKTNRSKKPKPCLYDPSQTCFTEHTQSHAAWLCAKPFKVICIFISFFSIDYKLVQKVCPDYNFQSEHPYFG
- the LOC125896440 gene encoding neurexophilin-4 isoform X3 is translated as MQVLGWTIVLLCQWILRKVQGLEKQVEFSDLRPVGSVMKTLPYGMGGGTAGGSTGGVVKPPYQTRIFSTSIDQTPMKSKPPTYSFFNPYDTARNQSLLLDQTGYRSKRKPSLKTAMKTKKIFGWGDFYFNVKTMKFSLLVTGKIVDHINGTFTVYFRHNSSSLGNVSVSIVPPTKVVEFEVLQQQQLHPHTQQEVQIQETQQSTIDPKETKTFNCRVEYEKTNRSKKPKPCLYDPSQTCFTEHTQSHAAWLCAKPFKVICIFISFFSIDYKLVQKVCPDYNFQSEHPYFG